The following proteins come from a genomic window of Phnomibacter ginsenosidimutans:
- a CDS encoding ATP-dependent DNA ligase, with protein MKAFAQLVQEVGSSTKTNEKLQALLQYFQTADDADKVWTIAIFSGRRPKRFVNTRILTDCCIELTQTPAWLFEECYHTVGDLAETIALLATQKNTAAIQHALPSLSQLIASFISLQKTDEETRKAFILQHWQQMDFDACFVFNKLITGGFRIGVSQQTMVNALQKATGIDASVLAHRISGNWDPSNTSFAELVLSGDTTADSSKPYPFYLAYPLGEEPESLGPITDWQAEWKWDGIRGQVIVRDALYIWSRGEELLTDHLPEFHGWEKKLPAGTVLDGEIVALQPNANSIPEHIGPFAQLQTRINRKIVSKKLLQQSPVGFIAYDLLEWKGEDIRQTPLSERRALLEKLLQEHPLPGLFMSPVVTADDWTSLTEQRRYSRDQKAEGLMLKRCNSVYQTGRKVGDWWKWKIEPLTIDAVMIYAQKGHGRRSNLYTDYTFAVRDGDKLVSFTKAYSGLTDKEFAEVDAFVKKHAIEKFGPVRTVKPELVFEIAFEGIAASNRHKSGVALRFPRINRWRKDKPASEINTLDDLKQLLQQYGNSSSK; from the coding sequence ATGAAAGCATTTGCACAACTGGTACAGGAAGTGGGCAGCAGCACCAAAACCAACGAGAAGTTGCAGGCATTGTTGCAGTACTTCCAAACTGCCGATGACGCCGATAAAGTATGGACCATTGCCATATTCAGCGGACGCAGGCCCAAGCGTTTTGTCAACACCCGCATACTTACCGATTGCTGCATTGAACTCACACAAACACCTGCCTGGCTGTTTGAAGAATGCTACCATACCGTGGGCGATCTGGCAGAAACCATTGCGTTGCTGGCGACGCAAAAAAACACAGCAGCAATACAACATGCGTTACCCAGCTTATCACAGCTCATTGCTTCTTTCATATCGCTGCAAAAAACAGATGAAGAAACCCGAAAAGCGTTTATCCTTCAGCATTGGCAGCAAATGGATTTTGATGCTTGCTTTGTGTTCAACAAACTCATCACCGGTGGTTTTCGCATTGGCGTAAGCCAGCAAACCATGGTGAATGCGTTGCAAAAAGCCACGGGCATTGATGCATCCGTTTTGGCCCATCGCATCAGCGGCAACTGGGATCCATCAAATACCTCTTTTGCGGAGCTGGTACTCAGCGGCGATACCACTGCCGACAGCAGCAAACCGTATCCGTTTTACCTGGCGTATCCTTTAGGAGAGGAACCTGAAAGCCTTGGCCCCATTACCGATTGGCAGGCCGAATGGAAATGGGACGGCATCCGTGGGCAAGTGATTGTGCGGGATGCCTTGTACATCTGGAGCCGAGGCGAAGAATTGCTCACCGATCATTTGCCGGAGTTTCATGGCTGGGAAAAAAAATTGCCTGCCGGCACTGTGCTGGATGGTGAAATAGTAGCCTTACAACCCAATGCCAACAGCATTCCCGAACACATTGGTCCATTTGCACAACTGCAAACACGTATCAACCGTAAAATAGTATCGAAAAAATTATTGCAACAATCACCAGTGGGTTTTATTGCCTACGATTTGCTGGAATGGAAAGGTGAAGATATTCGCCAAACGCCGCTCAGTGAAAGACGTGCCTTGCTGGAAAAACTATTGCAAGAACATCCGCTCCCGGGCTTGTTTATGTCACCCGTTGTAACAGCAGACGACTGGACATCACTCACCGAACAACGCCGCTACAGCCGCGACCAAAAGGCAGAAGGTCTGATGCTGAAGCGCTGCAACAGTGTGTACCAAACGGGCCGCAAAGTAGGCGATTGGTGGAAATGGAAAATAGAGCCGCTCACCATTGATGCCGTGATGATTTATGCGCAAAAAGGCCACGGCCGCCGGAGCAATCTCTACACCGATTACACTTTTGCTGTAAGAGATGGAGATAAACTGGTATCATTCACCAAAGCTTACAGCGGCCTTACTGATAAAGAATTTGCCGAAGTGGATGCCTTTGTAAAAAAACATGCCATTGAAAAGTTTGGCCCAGTGAGAACCGTAAAACCAGAACTCGTTTTTGAAATTGCTTTTGAAGGCATTGCCGCCAGCAACCGGCACAAAAGCGGTGTGGCACTGCGTTTTCCCCGCATCAACCGCTGGCGCAAAGACAAACCAGCTTCAGAAATCAATACCCTCGATGATTTGAAACAATTGTTGCAGCAGTATGGCAACAGCAGCAGCAAATAA
- a CDS encoding ligase-associated DNA damage response exonuclease — translation MSLIQFTDKGLYCPAGDFYIDPWRPVQRAVITHAHSDHARWGSARYLSHHLSKGMLRQRLGQDIALQTIGWEEPMRIHDVELTLFPAGHIVGSSMVRVAAHGETWLITGDYKLEDDGLSTAWHPVACTHMVTECTFGLPIYQWQPQQQVYNEMCAWVAHNHQQQYTSVFYAYSLGKAQRIQRALAATGLRIWLHGAIANANEALQADGIVLPECHRITADTNKADIEGQIVIAPPSAAGSAWLKKAGRYRDANCSGWMQVRGNKRRNNSDAGFVLSDHADWPSLLQAVQLCGAEKVYSTHGFTDSFSRYLREEKNTWSEAVQTQYGGEEDATETTGGAA, via the coding sequence ATGTCGCTCATTCAATTTACCGATAAAGGTTTGTACTGCCCCGCCGGCGATTTTTACATCGACCCGTGGCGGCCGGTGCAAAGGGCAGTTATTACGCATGCCCACAGCGACCATGCCCGTTGGGGTTCGGCCCGCTACCTCAGCCATCACCTCAGCAAAGGCATGCTGCGCCAGCGCCTCGGGCAAGACATTGCCCTGCAAACCATTGGGTGGGAAGAACCAATGCGCATACACGATGTAGAGCTCACCTTGTTTCCCGCAGGGCATATTGTGGGCAGCAGCATGGTGCGTGTAGCAGCGCATGGCGAAACATGGCTCATCACCGGCGATTACAAACTGGAAGATGATGGCCTGAGCACTGCCTGGCACCCCGTGGCCTGCACCCACATGGTTACAGAATGCACGTTTGGTCTGCCCATTTACCAATGGCAACCGCAACAGCAAGTGTACAACGAGATGTGTGCATGGGTAGCACATAATCATCAGCAGCAATACACGTCCGTTTTTTATGCGTATTCGCTGGGTAAAGCGCAACGTATACAACGGGCCCTGGCGGCAACAGGCTTGCGCATTTGGTTACATGGTGCCATTGCCAATGCCAATGAAGCATTGCAAGCCGATGGCATTGTATTGCCCGAATGCCACCGCATTACAGCAGATACCAACAAAGCGGATATTGAAGGACAGATTGTGATTGCGCCACCCAGTGCTGCGGGTTCTGCATGGCTGAAAAAAGCAGGCCGCTACCGCGATGCCAACTGCAGCGGTTGGATGCAGGTGCGGGGCAACAAACGCCGCAACAATTCGGATGCCGGTTTTGTACTCAGCGATCATGCAGATTGGCCGTCGCTGCTGCAAGCGGTGCAATTGTGCGGTGCTGAAAAAGTGTACAGCACCCACGGATTTACCGACAGCTTTAGCCGCTACCTGCGGGAAGAAAAAAACACCTGGAGCGAAGCCGTGCAAACGCAATACGGCGGCGAAGAAGATGCCACTGAAACAACAGGAGGTGCCGCATGA
- a CDS encoding VOC family protein gives MQQSTPLYPCLWFDGNARTAVQFYCEVFDGDIISENPVVLIFRIRGQQYMALNGGPQYQFTPAISLVVSCDTQDEIDLYWEMLGYKGHYQPCGWLTDQFGVSWQVVPKVLPTLMNNPQRGTAVLQALLKMQKIDIAALENA, from the coding sequence ATGCAACAATCTACTCCATTGTACCCCTGCTTGTGGTTTGATGGCAATGCCCGAACTGCCGTACAGTTTTACTGCGAAGTTTTTGATGGCGACATCATTTCAGAAAATCCCGTGGTGCTGATATTCCGCATTCGGGGCCAGCAATACATGGCGCTGAATGGCGGTCCGCAATATCAGTTTACGCCGGCCATTTCTTTAGTGGTCTCCTGCGATACCCAGGATGAGATTGATTTGTATTGGGAGATGCTGGGCTACAAAGGCCATTACCAACCATGCGGCTGGCTGACGGATCAGTTTGGCGTTTCGTGGCAAGTGGTGCCCAAGGTATTGCCAACGCTCATGAACAATCCGCAGCGTGGCACAGCAGTGCTGCAGGCATTGCTGAAAATGCAAAAGATTGACATTGCTGCATTGGAGAATGCTTAG
- a CDS encoding FG-GAP-like repeat-containing protein → MLCTIIGLAQPVIQSFAPLTAASGSTLIISGSGFSSVAGNNVVQFGAVRATVQSATTTSLQVIVPAGATYQPITVNSNGLTAQSSRYFLPAFTPMQPLALSSFGLAQTLETDYYPREVLLHDLNLDNKPEVLVLRYLPNNYSPSHVLPYLNNSNDSAIMLQAAGSFFAGTFASDMKLADIDGDGLQDVITSSIVPNEISVLRNTSTSSSIGFATRFFISKNDAAFHIAVADVDGDGKPDIVGSNTLAGTISMYRNTSAVGSVSFAAAIEMPVAAMPRTIVLQDVNNDRKPDLLMVDEANKRVVVFRNQSTVGNIHLTQQVALNSPDGLLPQYLCVADLNVDGNTDVLFSTINDFYTQGNIYAWRGDGNWSFVNDGALPKASAVSAFYKPSVADMDADGKPDIAVGRQGSFDVETFRNTGTTGSVLSFASASVMYTGSASTLALGDVNNDGSPDMITGSTLGSASQVFRNKTGKTSITNVSPAEAGYGATVRISGRNFTGTNSVRFAGINALSFVVESDTSIVATVGHAATGAVSVTATAGIDAWQTFTYNNAPQIDSFAPAMAASGDTVLIYGRNFYSTHTVQFGEVNATWFEVVHAGLMKAIPATGNHGYVSVQNSSGFYRKDGFVFLRKPVLQSFNPASGYKGQWLYLYGQHLALPGILPTVSIGGVVCPQVSSSNDYTQLMVVLASVQSGDIIVQHPGGADTLHGFVFIPAPDIIAASPMAASPTDTIRISGRYFSDVTQVKLGDSSAAWFRVLNDSMIVAVVGHGKTGPITVTKFSGSDTLSGFVFVPFPAPQIMQSTPNTGTAGTKVLLTGHYLWGIKSIQLGGKEVVNFQNPHPDSVWLWAPVDASGGIRIETYYGVVLLQPGFIRQLPPIFTGFSPAAASPGDVLVLQGNGFGNNASAVQVWFGPVKANIVQINNQQLTVQVPYSAGYDKITVVVQSLSAISDRYFQPLHLPTAGLPLRNNSFVRSGTDVSGGIAYDRQSIAVDLNNDGKPDLATLSSYNGLMLYRNTSEAGSVLWSDAIMTGIGGASSMEAADVDGDGMQDIVLFGGGGVVRNISTMASIATSFVPVGINATDKLADMNADGKPDLLRIGGANIVQIQFNTSTPGDIRFSEVVNITTANNLPFTWLANAADIDMDGAIDLIGVGGNYLHVIRNTGNSNLPAFTSLHQSYRFNGASASYYYPEAVTLADLNADGKPEMLVQHNTYSTASFGIHENLSTPGNMLLGDVQVMTNAPTDKTVQSGDFNGDGKPDLLIGSGPWLYVYQNLSTSSTVVLGNRAALQYVADAACIADIDGDGKQDIATHSNGWIVLRNRMGETQTLSMCVEGNVTIPANVTGSSYQWQMNLGSGFANVQNDAHINGVTTATLQLSNVPGNWLNRQVRCMIDNGAVYSEPQQLNFTNNWTGSQNQQWHTPANWNCRDSAR, encoded by the coding sequence ATGCTTTGTACCATCATAGGATTGGCGCAGCCGGTGATACAGTCTTTTGCACCCCTTACAGCCGCCAGTGGCAGTACACTCATCATTTCAGGTAGTGGCTTTTCTTCTGTTGCAGGAAATAACGTGGTTCAGTTTGGTGCAGTAAGAGCTACGGTTCAATCGGCTACAACCACGAGTTTGCAAGTAATTGTACCCGCGGGTGCTACCTACCAGCCCATTACAGTAAACAGCAATGGGCTGACAGCACAATCTTCCCGGTATTTTTTACCGGCTTTTACACCAATGCAACCTTTGGCATTATCCAGTTTTGGATTGGCGCAAACATTGGAAACGGATTATTATCCCAGAGAAGTATTGCTGCATGATTTGAATTTGGATAACAAACCCGAGGTGTTGGTATTGCGCTATTTGCCCAATAATTATTCACCCAGTCATGTATTGCCGTATCTCAACAATAGCAATGATTCTGCCATTATGCTGCAAGCGGCAGGTAGTTTTTTTGCCGGCACGTTTGCGTCCGATATGAAACTGGCCGATATAGATGGTGATGGATTACAGGATGTGATTACTTCCAGTATTGTGCCCAATGAAATTTCGGTATTGCGCAATACGAGTACTTCATCGAGTATTGGTTTTGCCACCCGATTTTTTATTAGTAAAAATGATGCGGCTTTTCATATTGCTGTAGCCGATGTGGATGGAGATGGCAAACCAGATATTGTGGGGAGCAATACGTTGGCAGGTACTATTTCTATGTACAGAAATACCAGTGCCGTTGGCAGCGTTTCATTTGCAGCTGCTATAGAAATGCCAGTGGCCGCCATGCCAAGAACGATTGTACTGCAAGATGTAAACAACGACCGTAAACCCGATTTACTGATGGTAGATGAGGCTAACAAACGGGTGGTTGTTTTTCGAAACCAAAGTACGGTTGGTAATATTCATTTGACGCAACAGGTAGCATTGAATAGCCCCGATGGTTTATTGCCCCAATACCTGTGCGTGGCAGATTTGAATGTTGATGGTAATACCGATGTGTTGTTTAGTACCATCAATGATTTTTATACGCAAGGAAATATATACGCATGGAGGGGCGATGGCAACTGGAGTTTTGTCAATGACGGTGCATTGCCCAAAGCATCTGCTGTGAGTGCCTTTTACAAACCTTCGGTAGCCGATATGGATGCTGATGGCAAACCAGATATTGCGGTGGGCAGGCAAGGTAGTTTTGATGTAGAAACATTTCGTAACACTGGTACTACAGGGTCAGTACTCAGTTTTGCCAGTGCCTCGGTGATGTATACAGGTTCTGCCTCAACTTTGGCTTTGGGTGATGTAAATAATGATGGATCACCAGACATGATTACTGGTTCTACTTTGGGCAGTGCTTCGCAAGTATTTCGCAACAAAACGGGTAAAACCAGCATCACCAATGTGTCGCCTGCAGAAGCTGGATATGGTGCTACCGTTCGCATCAGTGGCCGCAATTTTACAGGCACCAATAGTGTACGGTTTGCCGGCATAAATGCCTTGTCGTTTGTGGTTGAATCAGATACCAGCATTGTTGCTACAGTTGGCCATGCAGCTACTGGTGCGGTAAGCGTTACTGCAACCGCAGGAATTGATGCATGGCAAACCTTTACCTACAACAATGCGCCGCAGATTGATTCTTTTGCACCAGCCATGGCTGCTTCGGGAGATACGGTATTGATATATGGCCGTAACTTTTACAGTACGCATACGGTACAGTTTGGCGAGGTGAATGCAACCTGGTTTGAAGTGGTGCATGCAGGGCTCATGAAAGCCATTCCTGCAACTGGCAATCATGGCTACGTGAGTGTACAAAACAGTTCGGGTTTTTACAGAAAAGACGGGTTTGTTTTTTTACGCAAGCCAGTGCTGCAAAGCTTTAATCCGGCATCGGGCTACAAAGGCCAATGGTTGTATTTGTATGGACAACATTTGGCATTGCCCGGCATATTACCCACGGTATCCATTGGTGGAGTTGTTTGTCCGCAGGTAAGCAGCAGCAATGATTATACGCAATTGATGGTCGTGCTAGCATCCGTTCAAAGCGGTGATATAATTGTACAGCATCCGGGTGGTGCCGACACGCTGCACGGATTTGTGTTTATTCCTGCACCCGATATTATTGCGGCCTCGCCGATGGCAGCTTCTCCAACAGATACCATTCGAATTTCGGGCAGGTATTTCAGTGATGTAACGCAAGTAAAATTGGGCGATTCATCAGCCGCATGGTTTCGGGTGCTCAATGATAGCATGATTGTGGCAGTGGTGGGCCATGGCAAAACCGGCCCAATTACAGTAACCAAATTTTCAGGCAGCGATACCTTGAGTGGATTTGTGTTTGTGCCCTTTCCTGCTCCGCAAATCATGCAATCAACACCAAACACGGGTACAGCTGGTACAAAAGTGCTGCTCACCGGACATTATCTCTGGGGAATCAAATCCATACAACTTGGAGGAAAAGAAGTAGTGAATTTTCAAAACCCTCATCCCGATTCAGTATGGCTTTGGGCGCCGGTTGACGCATCGGGTGGTATACGCATTGAAACTTACTATGGAGTGGTGCTGCTACAACCCGGATTTATCAGACAGCTACCACCGATATTTACCGGTTTTTCACCAGCTGCTGCATCGCCGGGTGATGTGCTTGTACTGCAAGGAAATGGATTTGGCAACAATGCATCTGCAGTTCAGGTTTGGTTTGGGCCGGTAAAAGCGAATATTGTTCAAATCAATAATCAACAACTAACGGTGCAAGTGCCATACTCGGCTGGGTATGATAAAATAACAGTGGTAGTACAATCTTTATCAGCAATAAGTGACCGTTATTTTCAGCCTTTGCATTTGCCAACCGCTGGTTTGCCGCTACGTAATAACTCTTTTGTACGCAGTGGAACAGATGTTTCTGGTGGCATTGCTTACGACAGGCAATCCATAGCGGTGGACTTGAACAATGATGGCAAACCTGATTTGGCTACTTTATCAAGTTACAATGGATTGATGCTGTATCGCAATACCAGTGAAGCCGGAAGTGTGTTGTGGAGTGATGCCATCATGACGGGCATTGGTGGCGCCAGCAGCATGGAGGCCGCTGATGTGGATGGCGATGGTATGCAAGACATTGTATTGTTTGGTGGCGGAGGAGTAGTGCGTAACATTTCCACTATGGCTTCAATCGCTACATCTTTTGTTCCTGTGGGTATCAATGCGACTGATAAGCTGGCCGATATGAATGCAGACGGAAAACCGGATTTGCTGCGGATTGGCGGGGCCAATATTGTTCAGATACAGTTTAATACCAGTACGCCGGGCGACATCCGTTTTAGTGAAGTAGTAAATATTACTACTGCCAATAATCTGCCCTTTACCTGGTTGGCCAATGCCGCAGATATTGATATGGATGGCGCCATAGATTTAATAGGTGTTGGTGGCAACTATCTGCATGTGATTCGCAATACAGGAAACAGTAACCTGCCTGCATTTACGAGCCTGCATCAGAGCTATCGTTTCAATGGCGCCTCCGCTTCCTATTATTATCCGGAGGCAGTTACGCTGGCAGATTTGAATGCAGACGGAAAACCGGAAATGCTGGTGCAGCACAACACGTACAGTACAGCCAGTTTTGGTATTCATGAAAATCTATCAACACCGGGTAATATGTTGCTGGGTGACGTGCAGGTGATGACGAATGCACCAACAGACAAAACCGTACAGTCTGGTGATTTTAATGGCGATGGCAAGCCTGACCTGCTGATTGGCAGTGGCCCATGGTTGTATGTATATCAAAATCTTTCTACTTCGTCAACTGTTGTATTGGGCAACAGAGCTGCGCTACAATATGTAGCTGATGCTGCTTGCATTGCAGATATAGATGGCGATGGCAAACAAGATATTGCCACGCATTCCAACGGTTGGATTGTGCTGCGCAACCGCATGGGCGAAACGCAAACCTTGAGTATGTGTGTAGAAGGGAATGTTACCATTCCTGCTAATGTAACAGGTAGTAGCTATCAATGGCAAATGAATTTGGGTAGTGGTTTTGCCAATGTGCAAAATGATGCTCATATAAATGGCGTGACTACCGCAACGCTTCAGCTCAGCAATGTGCCGGGCAATTGGCTGAACCGACAGGTTAGATGTATGATTGACAATGGCGCCGTATACAGCGAACCACAACAACTGAATTTTACGAATAACTGGACGGGCAGTCAAAACCAACAATGGCATACACCTGCTAATTGGAACTGCAGGGATAGTGCCAGATGA
- a CDS encoding CPBP family intramembrane glutamic endopeptidase: MSGLFFFAATLRLLLMLFSMGKQLFPASAERWAYGLLGTAAGLVTTLVFVQIDKLRFADVGLQWRKITLLHFAQGVMIGVLVMGSMAAMVFVLGGLHLQWNTNATVLGSLLAILPLIPLALMEEIGFRGYALQRLQKAVGIRSAIWITALLFGVYHLLNGWSWQAAMLGTTIWGLLFAWAACKQQGVAMSTGIHFAANMTTSLYTDTTPTFQLWQIQMANGSSMQTYQQTWLTEWLPHVALLLLSIWLIERLVKQQSKLRDA; this comes from the coding sequence TTGTCAGGTCTATTCTTTTTTGCAGCTACTTTACGCTTGCTGCTCATGTTGTTTTCGATGGGTAAGCAGCTGTTTCCGGCTTCGGCAGAAAGGTGGGCTTATGGTTTGTTGGGTACAGCAGCTGGCTTGGTAACAACGCTTGTATTTGTACAAATAGATAAACTGCGGTTTGCTGATGTGGGGTTGCAGTGGCGGAAAATAACACTGCTGCATTTTGCACAAGGTGTAATGATAGGCGTATTGGTAATGGGCAGCATGGCGGCCATGGTGTTTGTATTGGGTGGCCTACACCTGCAATGGAATACTAATGCCACGGTATTGGGTTCGCTGCTAGCTATTTTGCCGTTGATTCCGCTGGCATTGATGGAGGAAATTGGCTTTAGAGGATATGCTTTGCAACGACTACAAAAAGCAGTAGGCATCAGAAGTGCTATTTGGATAACGGCGTTGTTGTTTGGGGTGTATCATTTGCTGAATGGATGGAGCTGGCAGGCGGCTATGTTGGGAACTACCATTTGGGGATTGCTGTTTGCATGGGCGGCTTGTAAGCAACAAGGCGTTGCCATGAGTACGGGTATTCATTTTGCTGCCAACATGACGACGAGTTTGTATACCGATACAACACCAACTTTTCAATTGTGGCAGATACAAATGGCCAATGGCAGTAGCATGCAAACCTATCAGCAAACATGGCTGACCGAATGGCTGCCGCATGTGGCATTGTTGCTGCTGAGTATTTGGTTGATAGAAAGATTGGTGAAGCAGCAATCAAAGTTGAGAGATGCATAA
- a CDS encoding ABC transporter permease yields the protein MLRFLIEKEFRQIFRDPAILRMIFIMPIIQLVVMPLAADYEVKNVNIAVVDHDHSTYSRQLTRQIAASGYFKLVAMPASYTQALSYIETDEADIILDIPQHFERTLIRENEAPLHMSVNAVNGTKANIGAGYLNTIIRQFNTDIRQHWLQLPRHSQQPQILTTNSNWFNVRMSYQKFMVPGILAILLTMVGAFLTALNIVREKEIGTIEQINVTPVRKQYFILGKLIPFWVLGMVSLSLGLIIARVAYGIVPVGSLPLLYAFAAVYMMAVLGLGLLISTYAHTQQQAMLIAFFLMMIFILLGGLYTPIDSMPHWAQVITRFNPVSYFIDVMRMLVLKGSGFTDISRHLGIMAIFAVVLNVWAILNYRKRA from the coding sequence ATGCTCCGCTTCCTCATCGAAAAAGAATTCCGCCAAATCTTCCGCGACCCGGCCATCCTGCGGATGATCTTCATCATGCCCATCATTCAGTTGGTAGTGATGCCATTGGCGGCCGATTACGAAGTGAAGAATGTAAACATTGCAGTGGTAGACCACGACCACAGCACCTACAGCCGCCAACTCACCCGGCAAATTGCCGCTTCCGGTTATTTCAAACTCGTGGCCATGCCAGCCTCTTACACACAGGCGCTTTCCTATATTGAAACCGATGAAGCAGATATTATTCTCGACATACCCCAACATTTCGAACGCACACTGATACGGGAAAACGAAGCGCCTCTACACATGAGTGTGAATGCAGTCAATGGCACCAAGGCCAACATTGGCGCAGGTTATCTCAATACCATCATCCGGCAGTTTAATACCGACATAAGGCAGCATTGGTTGCAATTGCCGCGGCACAGCCAGCAGCCGCAAATACTCACTACTAATTCCAACTGGTTCAATGTGCGTATGAGTTATCAAAAATTCATGGTGCCCGGCATCCTCGCCATTTTGCTCACCATGGTAGGTGCATTTCTCACGGCCCTCAATATCGTTCGGGAAAAAGAAATCGGCACCATCGAACAAATCAACGTTACACCCGTCCGCAAGCAATATTTCATCCTCGGCAAGCTCATCCCTTTTTGGGTATTGGGTATGGTATCGCTCAGTCTTGGCCTCATCATTGCCCGGGTAGCGTATGGTATTGTACCCGTCGGCAGTCTGCCCTTGCTCTATGCATTTGCCGCCGTGTACATGATGGCTGTGTTGGGCCTCGGCCTGCTCATAAGCACCTATGCCCACACACAGCAGCAAGCCATGCTCATCGCCTTTTTCCTCATGATGATTTTCATTTTGCTCGGCGGCTTATACACACCTATCGATAGTATGCCCCACTGGGCACAAGTCATTACCCGTTTCAATCCGGTTTCTTATTTCATTGATGTCATGCGGATGCTGGTCCTCAAAGGCAGCGGGTTTACCGATATCAGTCGCCACCTCGGCATCATGGCCATATTTGCGGTGGTGCTCAATGTATGGGCCATCCTCAATTATCGAAAAAGAGCATAA
- a CDS encoding ABC transporter permease yields MNAVFKTKKNHVRSIPLICKKEFLHIWRDKRTLFILFGMPVVQITLFGFALTNEVKNAKIAILDPSKDASSLRITQRFAASQYFDIEQELQSPQQIESAFKEGKIKMALIFPTQFEYNLQHGGQATIQIIADASDPNVATTVTNYANAIIGDEQQALLGSKLPYNINSSMRMLYNPQLKGAYNFVPGVMAMILLLVSTMMTSISVVREKENGTMEILLASPLRPILIIIAKAIPYLLLSMVNIGTILLLSVFALDLPIAGSLGLLLATSMLFTITALSLGLLISTLTASQQIAMLISLVGMFLPTLMLSGFMFPIENMPIPLQVMSNIIPAKWYFIIVKSIMIKGLGIAAIWKEMLILTGMTVGLIALTARKFKIRLE; encoded by the coding sequence GTGAACGCTGTATTTAAAACTAAAAAGAACCATGTTCGCTCAATTCCTCTCATTTGTAAAAAAGAGTTTCTCCACATCTGGAGAGACAAGCGAACATTGTTCATTTTGTTTGGCATGCCCGTGGTGCAAATCACGTTGTTTGGCTTTGCACTCACCAACGAAGTAAAGAATGCCAAAATCGCTATCCTCGATCCTTCGAAAGATGCCAGCAGCCTGCGCATTACCCAACGCTTTGCTGCCAGCCAGTATTTCGATATTGAACAGGAACTGCAATCGCCACAGCAAATTGAATCAGCCTTTAAAGAAGGCAAAATCAAAATGGCGTTGATTTTTCCCACACAGTTTGAATACAACCTGCAGCATGGCGGACAAGCAACCATTCAAATCATAGCCGATGCTTCCGACCCCAACGTGGCTACAACAGTCACCAACTATGCCAATGCCATTATTGGCGATGAACAACAAGCATTGCTGGGCAGCAAACTGCCATACAACATCAACAGCAGCATGCGGATGCTCTACAACCCACAGTTGAAAGGGGCGTACAATTTTGTACCCGGTGTCATGGCCATGATTTTATTGCTCGTCAGTACCATGATGACTTCCATTTCCGTAGTACGGGAAAAAGAAAATGGCACCATGGAAATTTTGCTGGCGTCTCCGTTGCGACCCATTCTCATCATCATTGCCAAAGCCATTCCGTATTTATTGCTCAGTATGGTCAACATTGGCACCATCTTATTGCTCAGTGTATTTGCACTCGACTTACCCATTGCCGGCAGCCTTGGTTTATTGCTGGCCACCAGCATGCTCTTTACCATCACCGCCTTGTCGTTGGGTTTGCTCATCAGCACCCTCACAGCATCGCAACAAATAGCCATGCTCATCTCATTGGTGGGCATGTTCCTCCCCACACTCATGTTGAGTGGTTTCATGTTCCCCATCGAAAACATGCCCATACCGTTACAGGTCATGAGCAACATCATACCAGCCAAGTGGTATTTCATTATTGTCAAAAGCATCATGATCAAAGGACTGGGCATTGCCGCCATCTGGAAAGAAATGCTCATCCTTACCGGCATGACTGTTGGCCTGATTGCATTAACTGCAAGGAAGTTTAAGATTCGTTTGGAATAA
- a CDS encoding ATP-binding cassette domain-containing protein gives MSQKFSLYEDLTVRENMRLYGGIYGMSSAAIKQKTAAIVEELHLQHELNSLVKTLPLGWKQKLAFSVAIFHNPPLVFLDEPTGGVDPITRREFWEMIYRAANAGTTVFVTTLHG, from the coding sequence ATGAGCCAGAAGTTTAGCTTGTACGAAGACCTCACGGTACGGGAAAACATGCGCCTCTATGGTGGAATTTATGGAATGAGCTCAGCTGCCATCAAACAGAAAACCGCCGCCATTGTAGAGGAACTTCATTTACAACACGAACTCAACAGTCTGGTAAAAACATTACCCCTCGGTTGGAAGCAAAAGCTTGCCTTTAGCGTGGCCATTTTTCACAACCCGCCACTGGTGTTTTTAGATGAACCTACCGGCGGTGTTGACCCCATTACCCGCAGAGAGTTTTGGGAAATGATTTACCGGGCTGCCAATGCAGGCACCACCGTATTTGTAACCACACTACATGGATGA